AGTGTAACTTAAACCGCATTTTGCATTAAATGGTTGGCTTTCAACACCAGTGTAATTATTTACCTACGATTTAATAAGGAATTAAGGGTAGTGATGTGATGCATTATGTGTTTGTTTAAGCTTGGGCGGTTTCGTGAGCGGAAGCGCGCTGTTCAGTTTCCGGTGCTCCGGCTACGCAGGAGCGAACCTTTTTTGTTTCGGCGGCGTGAAGGTgagtttttaattttaaaatgaccgTCGCTGTATTAAAAAGGGTCgggctctgttttttttatttattttttttgcgaGAGGTTATGTGCGGCCAAATGTTTGCGAGAGGCCGCGAAACGAACGTCCGGCGTCGGCCTCTTCGTCGCAGCTCCGGGCTCTTTAGCCTCCCGGTTTTCATCCGAACAAGACCCACATTTTGTCCGAATAAACTGTCATCCCCCGTATACGGTGTGGTTTCCTGCGGGGTCATTTTCTGAGGCACCACGGTTTGCGTTGCGACGCGGCGTCTTCCTGAGGGACTGAGggttttaaacacaaaaaaaaacacattttttttatcccatgTCGTTTGGGAGTAAGATGCTATCCTCTCCTTCAGTCTGTTCATCGACAGATTATGGCGATTGGTGATATGTATCGGTAAAGGCCGGTCTATGAGACCGATCTTATTCGGTAAATAGAAAGTGAGAAAGAAGACAAtgaactgaagtgaagtgactgtgattgtgagacactgcagcacagcacacggtgactcaacgaaatgtgtcctctgcatttaaccatcactcttggtgagcagtgggcagccatgacaggcgcccggggaacagtgtgtgggtaccacaccttgctcagtggccgcttccttaaccactaggccaccactggcccatggGGGGCAATATCGGGAATGTCTTCTGCATTGTCCCATGTCCGAACACCAGGTGTTGAATCTGTGTAGGATCTGGGTCAGATTATGGGATTTGGATTGGTGCGAGTGAGTgatgtgtggtagtagcctagtgggtaacacactcacctatgaaccagaagacccaggttcaaatcccacttactaccattgtgtccctgagcaagacacttaaccctgagtgtctccaggggggactgtccctgtaactactgattgtaaatcagtctggataagggcgtctggtaaacgctgtaaatggaaatgtgttGTGGGATAATGTAGGAAAAACTGTAGGAAATATAGCACACGTTGCCAAAGCAAAACCCGCACAAAAGAACCTGCATCTCTCTAGATAGCGATCTATGTGACTGTAACGCCAAATGTATGGAAGTGTTCCAATCGCTTCAAAGCCAAGCACTTGGCCTGTGGAGTACTTCCACATTTGTGGTAGAATTGGAATACTACTCGTCCGTTCGTGAAATGGCCTCACCACCACAACCCCCACCATTTAAGTCACTCTGTGTGGCCTTCAGATGAGCTTCATGGAGTGGATCTCCACCAAAGCGAGGTCCAAAGACAAGACCCGGAGACACTcgcggttaagtgtcttgctcagggacacagtggtagtaagtggggtttgaacctgggtcttctggttcataggcgagtgtcttatcTACTTGagctagaggtgtgaaccttgaCTGGTCTCACAATTTAGTTATGATGatcaatgcctcgattatcgatgcatcccataaatttcCTACATTACTTCACACGGTGTTTTAAATAcgagagttaaggtctcgtccTCCTTGATGTGCTACAATGAGCAGCGTTCCGTCcgcaaacggcagaaaaacgagTCCGCTGAGCGCAGACTGAACGCGATAGTTTTTCTGCTCGGTGGATCGGATGCCGTTTTCAGAACGAACGCGGCATGCGCTGAGCTCACAGCAAGGGGCTCAGTGTAAAAGATATTCGTGGTTGTCTTACTCCAGGTAAGATGAtcgataatgtcgtgttgtagatctcggTAGAGCTTCTCCTCCACTCCcggtcattatgatataattgatcaatgcagaatcgtccatcgattatgagattaatttctgCGCGTGTGAAGGCGGTGAACCCTGGGATTCGTTTCTTGATCGGGGTTCGTATTGTTATTTTGTCCCTCTGTAGAATGGAGAGTGCCGCGAGTCCCCAGAAGAAGTTTAAAAGCAGCACCAAGGTGAGTGTGGACACTTCAGAGGCGGACACTGCCGCGGGACGTctgtccccctccctcccctcagAGAATGATACGTTgatacgtgttttttttttttttttgggtgggggggtcaCATCTGCTGCCCATGACCCCCACTTTTCAGCCGCTGGCCCCACGAGTGGAGCCATGACTCTCGCCGGCAGGATTCTTCCGGAATGAacgcatttcttttttcttttttttttgaagtgcaGTTCATGTGAGGAGAAACCTCCACCTTAGACAGACGACGCAGCGCCACCTTGGCCCGTGGGGGACCCGCCAGTCtgcggcgccccctgctggtcagaCCTGCGCGGTTTAAAACACCGCTGGTCGGGCAGCCGTGCGTCTCTCTCTTCGGgcttttttaatcttttaatcCGCATCCGGCACACGTTAAAGAAGGGGGgtaggctccgcctcctcctgctGTAAAAGCCCTGTTAAGTGTCATTACGTGGGCGGGGCTCCTCCCCGACTTCTGCGTTCTAACacctgtgtgtctctctctctgtccggCCGACTCGACAGAAACGGCAGCGGCAGTTCGTGTGTGACATAGGTAAGTACTACCGCCAAGAGCACCCCAGTGCCCCTGACTTTAACCTCtgtgcgccccctggtggcccaTTGGGCCAATCCACTGCTGCCTTCCAGGCtgcttctggtgtgtgtgtgtgtgtgtgtgtgtgtgtggagagatcCTCCTTCCTCTGTACACTCATTTGAAGTGGGTGGAGGTCACGTTCCACCCGGAGGTGTGTGTTAGGGCACTCGGGCAGAACGAGAGCGAGTGTGTTCCGACGGAGCACCCGCCAGGCGGCGGTACCTGGCCGTTACGCCCATCAGAGAGTCACCGCCGAACCCGGTGGCCTGAAGCTTTCTGCTGCCCTGACACCCCCCCGATGTGGCCGGCAGCAGCCGGCTGCGCTCCTGCGGGTGGTGTGGGGCGGTGGCCTCGCCGTTTCGCCGAGCGAGAAGGACCTGTCTTCCAGGTGCTAAATATGGAACGTCCTGAAGTTCCGCGCGTTCTAATACAGACACAGCGCTCTCCGGTCCCTCCATGTGGTGGACTCTCCACACGTCGTGTGGCATTGCCACGCCTCCCAGTCCACTAGAACCCTGTGACTGTGACACCGGGGGCCGGAGCGGACCAATGGGGATGTCGGCCAGTCGCCTGTTTcacgctctgattggctgctcctGAAAGATCTTGACGTGATTTAGATCCAGAAGATCACCTGATTTTAATGTTCTtcggtgctgtgtgtgtaaagatgGTGCACCTATGTTTGGTTCTATCATGtacctgaatgtgtgtgtgtgtttgtgcgtacAGAGTTCACAGGCAAAAATGGAAGCGTCCAGACCATCCCCTCCCTGGCGAAGGTGCTGAAAGGCATTGCAGAACCCATCTTAGGTGAGCACTTCCTCCACGGATCCCCCACGACGAGAAGTTCGTCTTGATGACTatgcttgttgtgtgtgtgtgtgtgtgtgtgtgtgtgtgtaggtctgCAGTATGTCTATGAGTATCGCAGCCCCACCAAGTCGGCGCCCCCGTACTACGTGTGCCGCTTGTGTAAagtccagcagctgcagctggagatgGTGTCTCACATCAAGGGATGGAAACACTCCTTCAGATACCTGGTAACCCCTCTCCCACAGCATCTGGTCACTTATCATGCCatggtggtggtagcagcagcagcctagcaggtaacacccCCGcctccagggacactgtccccgtcactactcttgataagggcgtctgataaatgccgtaaagtCTTACTGTTCTCTTATAACTGGGTGCTGATGCGAATGGGACTGTTTTGCACCAGGTTGCCAAATGACGgtgttgtgaagtgaagtgattgtcacatgtgatacacagcagcacagcacacggtgcacacagtgaaatttgtcctctgcatttaacccatcaccctgagtgagcagtgggttgcCCAACAACAGGGAGTGTGGTTTACAAATGTCTTCTATTTTAGTTCTAGGTTATTCGTTTTCGGCCAACCAGGTGCTGCgtgtgttgcttccatattccagcatcTCCGCGTGTCTCCTTTTTTACTCGTGGCTCGGGCTGCGTGAACGCGGAGGAAGAAAAGTTCAgcttttcagtttctttttcttttcacatgtggtagtaagcggggttggAACCCgggtcaagtgtgttaccctgTAGGCTGCtaccatttacattcacatttacagcatttaccagatgcccttatccagagcgacttacaatcagtagttacagggacagtccccccctggagacactcagggttaagtgtcttgctcagggacacgatggtagcaagtgggatttgaacctgggtcttctggttcataggtgagagtgttacccactaggccactaccagccctGTTCTAGAAACATTGAAATGGATATCATTCGTGTTTGTTGAAAACACTCCTTTCTCTCGTCCACAGAGAAGGAACCACCCCAACAAGGTGAGCCACGGAGAGTCGGACATCAACAAGGACCAGTCCCTGAGGAAGGCGCTCAAAGAAACTGTTCTGAAGGTGGTGAAAAGCGAGGGCCGTGGGAATCATAAGGTACGACGCCAACAAGTCTTCCACTCGGGAACAAGTACAGGAACAAAATACAGCAGGTCAGGTTCCTCAAATAGTCTGGAGATTACATGCGCTAATCATGGAAACGTGCTTCTGGTCGACGTCGCCAAACAATCTGACCATAAAACTTGCCATATCCTTGAGCTTGAAGGTCTTGGACAACCCCTCTCATTCTAATTCGCTTCACTGTACCTTCCTGACTTTCTTTGATTTTGGCTGATCTCCGTGCCATTGTTCTGAGTGTTGGTGATGACAGTGGCGCCTCTCACTCGtctatattctgtattttttagGTAGTCATGAAGGAGCCTTCTGAAATGGGAGCTTTTCAGACCACGAGTAagttcctcacacacacacacatacagaagaCTATCATAACAGATGGTATATTGAACATTCATTGCTTTGTGCGTGTATGACAGGTTCTTCGAAATCATTCGTATCGCCAGCACACAGCGTCCGAGCCCCCAAGCTTGTGTCAGGTGAGTGTGAGGTGTAGTTTCTCATCTCAGGCCAATGGTGTCCTTTCATGTCCACCCAGCAACGCATGCGAAatatgtgtgcgcgtgtgtatgtattagggctgcaacaacgaatcgataaaaatcgattactaaaagagttggcaacgaatttcctaatcgatgtGTTATGTCGTGcgatttgattattaaaaaaaaactttatttgagagcggagtgaacacactcggtctctctcgcgcacagatgctagcagagtttgccgcctcatagacagcgtggagcaaaaaaaaaaaaaaaaaaacgagccgaggtagaggaaagatacatggcggaggcagagaaacctgcgcgaaaatatgcaaaagcgacatggcacggcacgggagcaccacggcaatgatgcagcacctgaaacgcgtgtttgatgaggaggaagggagttcagcagcagggtgagtcactacagaatcctacttttgttccgttttgaagtgaggaacgtaatgtccctggtgctggtgtttactcgtcatccagcttgacaagcatgacaagttagcgttagcgcgttaataacagttaataacagttaataaaaaatcttaaatcaagattactagacaagaaaaatggcatgagaaaattaagtgatgctgtCATGATCCCGACCGACaagggttactccggatccggagtccagaccggagtttcatgttcgtcttgtgtaatgttccctgatcgtgttcacctggtgtctatttatataattgtataaaactatcctgttcatgtctgttcgcagtcgggtctttgtgcgtgttcatgttcccttgtctcgtgcagtttgtattaaacccctgtcgtgtgaaatcgtgcgaatgcgtcctcctctgtcgccatgtccagcccacccgtgacagatgcttaaaacttctgtttgagattatttcttaccccattggcagataattttgcttgttttaagcaatcacttaattttgagacaattttttatgctatttcatgtgtttagtgaatgtatcttgatttaagattttttttagatatttggactgaaaacaggaaaagtttagaaaagcatttttgcagtgtatattctgtgctttgtcccatataggttattattgacaaatgtatttgtgttgtactttttaatttaattttatagcacttggtcatcttaagatgtgtttaaatgtggtgtataaatgaaccttgcacttactacattgatgggaataatttaatgaataagcttcaagtgagcttgagagagagagatagagtgtgtgtgtgtgtcagtgtgagagtttgtgagtgtgcgtctgcgagtgtctgcatctgcagtgcagtgtagagaacaagttctgacattcaaacaaatcctgttaaactttctgatttgtattgttctttattttttttttttataaattatttatcgttctggcagctcaggtggcactttatttaaaaaaaaaaaaaaaaaaagtttatatttggcagatgtaaagcatacatgtgtatgttttttgtgttagtccatttttattttattattattataacagctcaaggagcaacatgtttgtgcactttctaaagattttggttctgtttttgaataaaggcttggaaatgaatgcttttctgttttgttttttttttttgtttttttttttttttttcgattctacgattaataataataataaaagaatcgacagattaatcgattattaaaataatcgttagttgcagccctagtatgtatgtgtgtgtatttatattgaCAGAATTGTACCATGGATAACAAGTCATTATGTCCCTATTATTAATAAGTGACTTCTGTTGATTTGTCTACATTGTCAATGCAAAATAAGCGCGCCGAGTCGTTGCTGGCAATGTTTGTTGTCCTTCATTGCACAATGCTTGTGGATGTTTGCTTCGCAAGTGATATTGCATCATACTTGCACTACTGGTGTATTTAAATACCGCGTAGCATATTTTGCAAGTCACTTTGTCTGCCTTGAAATGGTCCCACACAGTACTACTTTTCGCTTGCTTCATTTTGCTTGCCCGGCAAAATATGTCTGAAGGCACGTGTGTTTGCACGTGATAACGCCCCATGagttataattttatttttattttatatatatatatataaacattttaaaccgTTTAGCTGATAGTAATAATCGGTCAAAATTCACTCTTTCGGtcaatatagggtggtagtagacacactcgcctatgaaccagaagacccgggttcgaatcccacttattgccattgtgtccctgagcaagacacttaaccctaagttgctccagggagactgtccctgtaactactgattgtaagtcgctctggataagggcgtctgataaatgctgtaaaatgtaaatgtaaatataagcaTCCCTACTTGGGACAGCCCTGTTGTGGACGTGTGCTGTGATCATCTTATGTCCGGCCCTGCCCCTGTTAGGCTTGTTTGGGTACAGCGACTTCCCCGCAGACTTTGGGGTGCGTGACAGTGACCTGCGCGTGCGAAATTTCCCTGAGGATCGGCCTCTGCCGCTGGACGATGACGACTTTGGTGCGGGTCCTCGAAACAGCAAGCCGGACCGGTCCTACCCTGACGACTTCTGCAGTAACCGCATGGGTGAAGGGTCGATGGGTGGAGTCAACAACGAGAGCGTCCCTGCAACACTGCTGAAGTACCtggtatgtacacacacacaaattttgaAGTTACTGTTGTGAAGTTATGTCATGCTAAATTGGTGTGCATGTGAAATGCAGGATTCATTTCGGATTGAGACCGAGAGTGATGCTCAGATCGTGTTGAAAGTCACTCAGAAGCTGACAGACATCCTGATGGAGTACCGGCTCAGGACCGTCTCCTCGGTAACTGCCCCTCACACCCTGTTTTGATCCCTTTGACCTTTCATCTGTTTCCAGTTCGTAATTTTTATCTATAAAGGAATTTGATGTCTGGCTGCCGCTCTTTAATTCCATCAGTCGTTGTGCGgtgccctttttaaaaaaaaaaaaaagattcatatttagtagggctgcacgatttggggaaaaagccATATTGCAATTTTTGATCAATATTGtgattgtgatatgataaaggacacctGCTTGtttatcaatgaaaagtcacatacaaattactaatagtgaaatgtttaatttcaaagtgaaatgtacaaactacttataacaacttgaaatgcccagtgctttcaaaatacaatattctacaaaattcaataatcacaaaaaactctttacattacagTAAACTGTaaatgacaaaccctggtaaggctaaacaactgttttgattatatttggtcattataaaatcccgtattatagttcttacatttaaccaaaacgttgtttggaggctgacacagggatgcatagctttgttagcttagctaaggttaagatttgtaaactgaggtgaatttctttaggaaaccttcaaagtttgagaagttaactaaacagctaagaacagtgtaaatagttaatgcctacgtttagccaaaacgctgtttggaggctgacttgaacacaggaatgcataacttcgctagcttagcctagcttagctaaggttaagacttataaaacgggattttataatggccaaatatattcaaaacaagccttacctatgaaatgtaatcccccgggatctggtttggagcgtacagcggtttgtacagccccaagcagcagaAGAGTGAGgaatttttatgcacttctctccatagacatgtatatgcttcacgccacagcagagcctatcacaatatggcggcgacgttgacatacgtgtacccatatgtctatgtgagtcactaatctgaggtctccattgaaccgaatcgaaagtcatgtgaccaaacaagtcacattcgactgaagtgagacttcagtcagctcgcaaactttgagagaatgagtgttgccgatccaatccatgtactaatcatttaaatcgcagttttttgcgttcatgtaatcgcacagactgacattgcgattacgattgcgattagattaatcgcgCAGCACTAATATTTAGTCCTGTTGTGGTGGATGGCATGATGATTCAAAGAGTAGAACCAGTGATAACATGTATAAACTAGGACATTAATGATTTTTTCAGATCAATGTATCTGCATCGACATTGTCATCTTTTGCAAGCACAATCCCAGCAGTCAATTTTTTTATCTTACACATTTTGGGAATGTGTAGTGAAGGGAGTTGAACTGGGAGTGTGAGGTTTCAGTTTATACACACGTGTGTGTAGCTTCACTACACATTCCCAAATTACAAGTCTGAGGTTCTGGGTTTCCATCATACTGCCTTCATCATATTGTTATGTTGaattacttttcattttcaccATAATATGACATTTAAGGGTctttctgggggaaaaaaaaaacatctcttgCACTTGGTTCCCTGTTTCTCTCAGGCTCCCAAGTCGTCCCTCCCGCCACTCTCCCCACTGGGCTTCTCTTCTCACATGCAGAGCAGCAGCGACCGCTTTGGTGATGATGACCGGTTCGGCACCAGTAATCATTTTGGTGGCAGTGACCGTTTTTCAAGTAGCGACAGGTTC
This genomic stretch from Denticeps clupeoides chromosome 5, fDenClu1.1, whole genome shotgun sequence harbors:
- the LOC114790547 gene encoding uncharacterized protein LOC114790547 isoform X1, encoding MESAASPQKKFKSSTKKRQRQFVCDIEFTGKNGSVQTIPSLAKVLKGIAEPILGLQYVYEYRSPTKSAPPYYVCRLCKVQQLQLEMVSHIKGWKHSFRYLRRNHPNKVSHGESDINKDQSLRKALKETVLKVVKSEGRGNHKVVMKEPSEMGAFQTTSSSKSFVSPAHSVRAPKLVSGLFGYSDFPADFGVRDSDLRVRNFPEDRPLPLDDDDFGAGPRNSKPDRSYPDDFCSNRMGEGSMGGVNNESVPATLLKYLDSFRIETESDAQIVLKVTQKLTDILMEYRLRTVSSAPKSSLPPLSPLGFSSHMQSSSDRFGDDDRFGTSNHFGGSDRFSSSDRFSSSLEGMYTGHLSLSSHCEMLQHRTWCTQRMGEWWHQGATEVPLSKAPSPHTVPRAPVIAAHCSPRVMG
- the LOC114790547 gene encoding uncharacterized protein LOC114790547 isoform X2, which produces MESAASPQKKFKSSTKKRQRQFVCDIEFTGKNGSVQTIPSLAKVLKGIAEPILGLQYVYEYRSPTKSAPPYYVCRLCKVQQLQLEMVSHIKGWKHSFRYLRRNHPNKVSHGESDINKDQSLRKALKETVLKVVKSEGRGNHKVVMKEPSEMGAFQTTSSSKSFVSPAHSVRAPKLVSGLFGYSDFPADFGVRDSDLRVRNFPEDRPLPLDDDDFGAGPRNSKPDRSYPDDFCSNRMGEGSMGGVNNESVPATLLKYLDSFRIETESDAQIVLKVTQKLTDILMEYRLRTVSSAPKSSLPPLSPLGFSSHMQSSSDRFGDDDRFGTSNHFGGSDRFSSSDRFSSSLEGSSRFYN
- the LOC114790547 gene encoding uncharacterized protein LOC114790547 isoform X3 — protein: MVSHIKGWKHSFRYLRRNHPNKVSHGESDINKDQSLRKALKETVLKVVKSEGRGNHKVVMKEPSEMGAFQTTSSSKSFVSPAHSVRAPKLVSGLFGYSDFPADFGVRDSDLRVRNFPEDRPLPLDDDDFGAGPRNSKPDRSYPDDFCSNRMGEGSMGGVNNESVPATLLKYLDSFRIETESDAQIVLKVTQKLTDILMEYRLRTVSSAPKSSLPPLSPLGFSSHMQSSSDRFGDDDRFGTSNHFGGSDRFSSSDRFSSSLEGMYTGHLSLSSHCEMLQHRTWCTQRMGEWWHQGATEVPLSKAPSPHTVPRAPVIAAHCSPRVMG